AGAGCATTCTAGTGTTCCCAGAATGATCACTGCATCTCTGGCCCAGATTTTGAGCTGTACAGCTCCTGCATGCAGCTTGACATCCTCCTGGCAACTCAACTGACATGTGACTCCTTCATCTCCATAGTAacagtatcagagagattggaaaggGCTATGGAGAGCAGAGGTCACGTGTGTCTGGGCGGGAGTATGATCACAGTCATATGCTGGAGGCAGCAAGGGTAGAACAGTATCCCAGTGTGTATTATCTGTAGGAATGATGAGGTCAGTTCAGTCTTCAGGCCTGTCAAACCACAGGTCAGAGGCAGTCTCTTGAAAATTTTGTGTCTCTTCCATGTCCTGTAGATTGGCAACAAGCCAGGTAATTGCCTTGAACACTTACCAGACCAGATACAACTTCTACTTGCCAGCCCTTGGTTACATTAatttttctattattattattattattattattatgataaaGAAATTACTCTCCCCAAGGCAAAGAGAATTTGCAAGAGTTGTGTAAATAGTGCCCAGGGTATTGCCTGGCTGTATGGAAAGGTAAGCAAAGCTCACACAATGGTCTCATGTGACTTTTAATCCCACTTCAGAGTCTCTGTTTGTCTGGCTTTCAGCTGGAGGAGATAAGTTCATACAGTATTGAGTACTGCATGGACTTGCCTGTTTTCTTGGATGTAACATAGTGAGTGGGTATATAATGCAGGGACAACCTGATGCTATGTGGCAAGACTTGTCAATTCATGActtgtgtttttcttttccttttcaatCTTGGTTGCAGTAAATGGATCTCCTGCTACAATCACCATAGAAACTTGTGAGGAAGCCAGTGATTGGACCACTAGCATTGGAGGTACAGTTCAGGAAAACCACAAGACACAATGCTGTCAGTATCTCCTGTCATACTCCATGTGGGCTACCTACATTTGAAAGGGATGTAGGGGGAGAAGGTTGAGGAGAAAGAAAAGATAGGGTGAGTAGGAAAAGTGTTTCTGCCTGTAGGTGTTCCCATACTCAGCTCCCTGATCTTCATGGTATTTATTTGCCATAGCTTTAGATTATTGTAGTGTAGAACTAAGTCCCTTGTGTTTGCAGTGTGGCCACAAAGTCGTCTTGGCATGAAATTGCTTCCAAGTGTCAGAATACCCACACATGGGTCAAATTCTGGCCACTGCCCTCAAAGAAACCTGGATGTGAGTTCTGAGATTTCTCCCATGGGTCACTGATTCAGCAGAATTACGAAGGATCATGGAGGATAACACGTGACACCCAAATGGGATAGGAATTTGTGGTGCAGCATCCAGTTGCCTGTGCTGGGTTGTGGAAGAGAAGTGAGCGAGACTCCTAGAAGGAGCTCTGCCTCAGTCCTCCTGGCTCAGGGTTCAAAGTGACTCACATGGTTCTTCCGCAGCTTCTCTGCCCTTTGGGCAGGACCAGTCCTGAGTGATATGGAGAATGGGGGGACTGTAAAGGGAAAGTATGTTCTTCCTTTAAAGCTACGCAATTGACTTGGCTTTTCCCCCATTGCCTCGGGGTGCCTGTTCGTACGGAGTTttgccccatccccacctgcctATAGATAGAATGTCTCCTGCTTCAAACCCCACCAGAACAAAGTCTAGAATGAGCTCCTGCCTTTCGATGGGATTGCTGGATGTGCACACCCCTTTTACCTCACAGTAAGGCATGGTGATGTATCAATCATTCAGCCCCCCCACAGCCTTTTCCTGGTAGTCTGAGGTTCTCTTGTGCTTGCTGCTCCCCTAGATGACACGTTTGCATTCTGGCGAAGTCTGAAGGATGCAGGGCTGCTGGAAGAAGTGATCGAAGAGTTTCACCAGGAGCTTGTGGAGACCATGAAGGGCTTACAGCAGCGGGTCCAGGATCCTCCCTTACAGCTCAGTGGTAAGTGCCTAATTGCAGGAGCTAATAAGGAACATCTCTGTGTCTTGATGATTATTATTAAATGGCAAAAAACCTTTGTgaacacagagttaaggttgccagaTGATAGCTCATGCCCTCCCAGAACGTCGAGTTCAACAAAACTCAgtcttctgaaaaccaggaaatacagttAAGGCCcacacagccttaactctgccctccttgagcactgccccacagcacccataACACACTCACACTCTGCCTTGTTACTGTAGTGGACAAGCACTACCTGTGCTGAAATACTGAGACTCTTCTCCCTACAGAGTACCACATTTTGTCTGATCTGACAGCCACTTCAGACCCTTTTACAACCCttaacatctgcatgcagtatgcCACCTAAACCTATATTTTCCCCTCTCCCATCATTAGATCCGTAGACTGCTCTCAGATCCCACCTTGCTGCTGACACCCGAGACGATTCTGCACTGATAGTGACACGTGCACTTCTTTCCTTTGATAATATGCATCGGGGAACTCAGACCCCGATCTCCTCACATCACAATCACAGCTCTTCCAAGCTGCTCCAACTTCTTCCTCCACTATTCAATACAGCTACACCTGACGCAGTGACTGCAGCTGGAGTGCATGCAGATAATGCCCGGTGGCTTATGCCAGCtcgagggggggggagggggcagagttaaggttgcgtAGGGATTACaataactttaagtatgtgagaGAAGACTggtgtgtgtctctttctctaACCCTTGCCTCACCATTTCCTGCAAAACAtagtcccctcctccccaccaacaCTTCCAGTGCACCATCCCATTAAGCCATTAGTTGGCAGTGTAGAAGCCATTAACATGTAAGAAGCTGCTCCTTGCCATCTCCTGCATTGTGCTGCTGTGTACACATCATGGGCAGCAACTTACTAGAGGGCCATATGCTCCCTTGGTTATACACTGAGCTGGACCCACTCCCACTACACACCTCCAGCTGAGATTTCTGACTCTACTTCAGCCAGGCTTCCCTAGCCATGTCCATCCAGTTCGCCCGTCCTTCAAACTGGGCTCCCTCTCCAGGCATGTTATGTATTTTAGCTATTCATCCTATGGACTTCAGATGTTTACATGGTTACCTTCAGtcctcccagcccagatcccagctcacatggaggggTATGGAGAGGTGCTCAGAGTCCCCAAGAGAAGCAAGGTCCCCTAGATCCCCTAGATCCCAGAACACACAGGGGCAaggaaaggggctcagacccctGCAGAGGTGTAAGACTCCCGCAGATCCCAGCACACATACTGAATGGGAGAACTAAGGGCTAACCCTCATCTTCTCTGCTACTCCTCACATTCTCCAACCCacttccttctcccttccccaatACCTCCTCTCACCCCTTATCTGAGCCCCTCAAtcactcttccctcccctgccacccattcccaTTTATTCCATCCCTGGCTCCACACCAAACCCCTCTTCTCGTGTTCCCACCTACTCTTGCACCCCTAATTAGCCTCCTCTCCCACTGCATTCacgtgtattttattttattttcagaaaatatttgCAGTACCTTCTGAATATTCTGCTATATTCAGATTACAattccccaaaataaaaaaaaccctttgataGAGGCAGATTGGGCAACATGTCTGCTTTTTTCACTTCAGATTTCTTCCTTGAGTTGGATTTGAACTCACAATGCCGGGGATGGAGATCAGATTCAGTGCAGGTTACATTCCCTCAGAACTCCCAGGTCCTGTGACCTGGAAGTAGTTTTCCAGATAGTTAGCCTCTCACGCCGCACATGCTCAGTGTAATACCTTAGGAGCAAGAATAAGCACATGCAGCTTGTGATGAGAAGCAAAAGCTTTTTGAAATAGCAGTGTGATTTGATTACGCACAAAGGGCTGGTGGGTGCCATGCACTCTGTTGGGGGACCCTCATGCAATGATCTGAGCGCTTGTTGAGCTTTGTCTGTGAGCCAAAAAAAGTTGCCAGAATCTCTCAACTTTTGTTCTAGGAGATGTATCTTGAAACCTGCTTGGTCAGATGACCTCAAATTTGGATCACTAACGAAACCCTGTGCCCCATGAGGCAGACCATATTTCAAGGCAATCCAAGTAGCCATGTAGATTTTCAAGCACTTAGAGTTGAACTTCAAAAAAAGGCTAGTCTTAACTATAGCAGAATGAATTATGCTCATTTTGCTGGCATCCCATGCAGGGTAGGGTTTGGAAATAACTGGCCGATATGGACGGTGCGTCAGTGGTGCAGGATAGTTTCCTTAGAATCTGCAATGCAGTCTGTGGTAAAAATTTGTTTCCAGCAGTTGGCAAACAGATTCCCACTGGCTTTGCCATCTGTGCACATGCCCTGCTAATTTGAGTCTGTTTCTGCAGTTCATTGCGCTGCAGCGTTAGGTGACGCACCATGTGATGTAGTTGGAGGTTGAAGGAAACTGACTGTCCTTCCCACTCACACATGTCACTGAATATAGAAAAAATAATTCAATATGACTGCTTCATATTTTGGAATGTCTGAGACTGAGAGGCAGTGTCACTTTGAGAAACTCTTTGCCCTTCAATTATcggattttcttttctttggggaTGTCTGTGTGAAATTACTCAGACAACAGTCATCTTAAGCACAAGGTTTAATACAAGCACTgagaaaacagaatgaaaataaaagtaattgTTTGCTAAACTCATCTAGATTTATGCTTCCCATAAACTGAGCTAGAGAAGGCATTTTCAGCATTGataaaggggggaggaaaaggctTCTAGTTTGTATCCTGTGAAAGCAATTATCTCCTCTGACCACGCTTTGGTCAGCCTGTCAGCAGTGCTTGCTGTCCAGATAGCAACTAACTATGTGTCCCAGGAACTCTCTTATCAATCTCTGTTTGGGAAGAAAGGACTATTGTCTCTTAATCACCCCTTGATGCTTCTCCCCACCCTTCCTGTCTCAGTATTTTACGCATAAATACTAATGAATTCTTAAGCTCTGACCTCTTGCATTATCCTAAAACATTTGGCTATGTCAGTTtagtgcagcggttctcaaacgtcATTGGAACACAACCCTCTTCTGATAGCAAAAATTACTACGCAACCCCAAGAGGGGGATTGAAGACTGAGcctgcccgagccccaccaccctggatGGGAGGTCCAAAGTCCAAGAGTGTCAGCCCCAGGTCagggacctgtaacctgagccccgccatCCAGCAGGTggttgggctcaggctttggccctggccctaggccccagcaagtctgacGTCAGCCTTGGTGACCCCATGAAAATTAGGttacaacccactttggggtcccgacccacagtttgagaactgctgctttggCATATCTGTGTGTTTTACCAAAAAAAAGGTAAATTCTTTCTGTGGGGAATGATTCTTTCCTCAACGATcagtatttatttttctgttttaagatgCTGTCTTACTCAACAACATAGTCCAGAATTTCGGCATGCTGGACTTGGTAAAGAAAGTTCTAGCTAGCCACAAGTGCCAGATGGATCTCTCAAGAGAACAATACACACGGGATTTAGCAGGTATGCCCAACTGGAATTTCAGTGTTTTTCTGTTAGCATCGCTGATACTGTCCGGGAGTTTTTCTTTGTAGGAAAGTAGATTTTTGGTAAGCCAATGCATTCTAGATCAAGTTAGCTTGGAATGATGCTACAGAATTAGCTACATTTCCTTGGTTATGGTACTTCAGTTGTTACTATGCTGTTAACTAGGAAGATGGCCACTGGGAAGCTTATGCTAGGTGAAGTTGGACAGTACCCATACTAACATTCATGACGGTCTCCTGTTTTTAGCATTGGAGCAGCAATGTGACGAGCACCGCAAGCGAGCAAAGGAGCTGAAGCACAAATCGCAGCATCTCAACAACGTGCTCATGACTCTGACTCCAGTCTCCATCCCAGCACCTTTAAAACGCCCCAGACTTACCAGGGCCACATCTGGGCCAGCTGCTATCACCTCTCAAGTCCTGACCCAGTCAGCACAAATTGCCTTGGCCCCAGGAGTGCCGGTCTCTCAGCTTGCCAACCTCCCTCTCAGCAAAGTGGTGTCTGCCCTTCCAGCCTCAGTGCTTGGGAAAAGTACATCACAAGCTCCCTCAGCCTGCTCCCCAGCCTCTCCGTTATTGGGAGGATATACTGTACTGGCTTCCTCAGGCTCTAGTTTCCCCAACACCGTTGAGATCCATCCCGACGCTTCCAACCTGACAGTCCTCAGCACGGCAGCCATACAAGATGGTAGCACTGTGGTGAAAGTGGTGAGCCCTTTTCAGCTGCTCACTCTCCCGGGACTAGGCACCACCATACAGAACGTAACACAAATGGCTCCCAGCGGGAGCACAATTGTGACGGTGCCATCGAGCGCCGTTGAGGATGCCACAGCGTCAGACGAACACACCACCACCATTGAGGTGACAACAGTGGCAGAAGAGCCAGAGCAGAAATGAAAAGGGGACATGCCTGAAGGGACATTTTTTTGTGACGTACTCTGGCTTGAACTGCCTTTTCTTTGCCTGCGCTGAGGGAAGAGGGAACAGTATAAAGAGGGCACAGGGAATTGAGACTCCGAGGTAGATTGGCTAAAAGGAGTAATAATGAGGTTTGAGccaaagaaagggaaagagagaccTCCAAAAAAGAGGGGGGGGAAATGAATCGCACTGACCCATTAACCGGTTTACATATAAAACTTTCCTCCCGTGTTTTCCTGGAACACATGTCATCTTCATGTCTAGTTCACTAGCTCTGCATCGTCTCCAGACATCTCAGCTGGAACAGAGCGTCAAGAGAAGCAGATGTGGGCAGGGCCTGAGAACAGGGAATGAGCAGAAAGTAGCGAAAGGTTAAGGAAACAGTAGATGAGGCATTTTACCCGAAGCTAAGGGGTAAGTGGCCAAGGGGCACTCCTGAGTTCTGGCATGATTCAATACTGCATGTAGGCCAGCAATACTAGGGAGTCTGCTGCTTCCCCTTCACAGCCGAGGGCAGTTTGGGAAGCTGGTGGGTGGGCCGGTACAGAGTGCATAACTGGGCATGAAAAATGTGCATGACAGTTGAGGTAAAGCAGCCTTGGACCAGGGAAGTTTCTCTGATGTGTGGCAGTCACAGGGCTGATCCAAGTGACCCTTGTTGCTGGTTTCTGCACATAATGTTGGGTTTGGGTAGTTAAATGCAGTGTCTCAATATTACCAAATGTGCAGTCTCCTCATTGTGAGTGAGAAGCTGGTCTCCCAGGTCTGATCATTGAGAGCGGAATGGGGGACAGTTATTAAAAGTTTTGGTTCCATCCAGGGACAGATGTGGAAAATCTGTATCTTCTGAGGATTCAGGGTCTCCTTCTGTTTTCTCAAAAATCTGTTCtttgggcttttttaaaaaaaggaaactctTGTGGCCCTTCTAGTTGTGAAGATGATGTCCGGGGCACAGTTGTACTGTTGAGTATGTAGAGAAACCAATTAAATAATAGCACTGAGAGACATCTGAACTACTTCCATCTTAGCAGGTGTTAACTGTGGAATCTAATCATCTCCATGTCTCTGCTAACCTCTTATCAGAAGCATCTAGCCAATGAGCCTTATCTAGTGTGGCTGCGTGTTCTTGTCCCCTCCCAGAGTGTTCAAAAGGATATTTTGTGGGCTGCAAGGTTTGAATATGCAAATAGAATATTCAAATATGAAATACTCTTGATTATTCAGCTCGCTGAGAGGTTCGCTACTGTCCTTATTT
Above is a genomic segment from Gopherus flavomarginatus isolate rGopFla2 chromosome 11, rGopFla2.mat.asm, whole genome shotgun sequence containing:
- the GMEB2 gene encoding glucocorticoid modulatory element-binding protein 2 isoform X1 — protein: MATPDVSVHMEEVVVVTTPDNVVDGSGVEEVKTVLVTTNLSQHGGDLNEDTLETENAAAAAAAAFTASTHLKEAVLVKMAEEEDSLEAEIVYPITCGDSKANLIWRKFVCPGINVKCVQYDDHLISPKEFVHLAGKSTLKDWKRAIRMNGIMLRKIMDSGELDFYQHTKVCSNTCRSTKIDLTGARVSLTSQTSTEYIPLTPASADVNGSPATITIETCEEASDWTTSIGDDTFAFWRSLKDAGLLEEVIEEFHQELVETMKGLQQRVQDPPLQLSDAVLLNNIVQNFGMLDLVKKVLASHKCQMDLSREQYTRDLAALEQQCDEHRKRAKELKHKSQHLNNVLMTLTPVSIPAPLKRPRLTRATSGPAAITSQVLTQSAQIALAPGVPVSQLANLPLSKVVSALPASVLGKSTSQAPSACSPASPLLGGYTVLASSGSSFPNTVEIHPDASNLTVLSTAAIQDGSTVVKVVSPFQLLTLPGLGTTIQNVTQMAPSGSTIVTVPSSAVEDATASDEHTTTIEVTTVAEEPEQK
- the GMEB2 gene encoding glucocorticoid modulatory element-binding protein 2 isoform X2; this encodes MAEEEDSLEAEIVYPITCGDSKANLIWRKFVCPGINVKCVQYDDHLISPKEFVHLAGKSTLKDWKRAIRMNGIMLRKIMDSGELDFYQHTKVCSNTCRSTKIDLTGARVSLTSQTSTEYIPLTPASADVNGSPATITIETCEEASDWTTSIGDDTFAFWRSLKDAGLLEEVIEEFHQELVETMKGLQQRVQDPPLQLSDAVLLNNIVQNFGMLDLVKKVLASHKCQMDLSREQYTRDLAALEQQCDEHRKRAKELKHKSQHLNNVLMTLTPVSIPAPLKRPRLTRATSGPAAITSQVLTQSAQIALAPGVPVSQLANLPLSKVVSALPASVLGKSTSQAPSACSPASPLLGGYTVLASSGSSFPNTVEIHPDASNLTVLSTAAIQDGSTVVKVVSPFQLLTLPGLGTTIQNVTQMAPSGSTIVTVPSSAVEDATASDEHTTTIEVTTVAEEPEQK